The DNA region GCTCGCGAAGTCCGCGCAATCCACTGCCTGGCTGTAGCGTCCCGCCGCGGCCATCGTCCACCACCTCGACGGTGGCACGACCGTCTTGGTTGGTGATGCGGATCGAGCAACGCGTCGCCTGGCTGTGCCGCATCACGTTCGTCACCCCTTCGCGCACCGTCCAGGCGAGAACAGCCTCCACGGCGGGCGGCAGCGGGGCATGGTCCTGGTCGACGTGATATTGAATTCCAGCGGCGGTGAGGGCCTCGTGAGCGCCCGCGAGTTCCGCGGCAAGGGTGGGCTGACGATACCCGGCGACTGCCTCGCGAACTTCGCGCAGCGCTTCGCGTGCCACCTTCTCGATGTCTTCGACTTCGTGGGCTGCCAGACCAGGCGTGTTCTTGATCAACCGGCCCGCCAACTCGCTCTTCAGCGCAATCACGGACAGGCTATGGCCGAGCAGGTCGTGCAGGTCTCTTGCGAACCGAAGGCGCTCCTCGCCCACCGCCAGCCTGGCGATCTGTTCGCGGGCGAGCGAGAGTTGCCGGTTGGCCTGCAGTAATAGGTGGCCGGCCACGGCGGCGAGCCCAACGATGGCGTCGTTGAGCACCTCACCGCTGGCCTGTAAGGGTGAAACGCCGCGAAGGACGTCGAGGATCCCACCGGTCAGCGCGACAACAGCGATCAAGGGTACGGCCACCCGCCAGCGGAAGGCTGCGCCCGCCATCACGGCGACGCAGACCACCACCGTGCCGTACTTCGCGGGCGTCATCAGCGTGAAGCTGCCGATGAAGAGGGCGTTGAGGGCGACCGCGACCACACGAAAGCGCTGGTCCGGTCCTGCCAGGATGCGCGTCCAGAACCAGATCCAGACCGCGCCGCTCGCGATGAGCAGCCCGAGCGCCAGCGCCTTGCCGTCCGGACTGAAGGGCCCGCTGAGGATCACGCCGATCGGATAGAGGTAAAAAGCAAGCCAGGCCACCATGAAGAGGCGGCCCAGCTTGATTACGCGAGCGTTCAGACCCATCCGCTCCCAGCCTAGGCGATCACTCCCTGGAGGTCGACCGTCCCCAGGAACCGCTGCTCCGGGTTCGCTTTCACGTCAGACAGCACCTTGCCATCCTTGAGCCGGACGACGCGATCGGTCTGAGCGGCGATGTCCATATCGTGGGTGACGAGGATAAAGGTCGACCCGAGCTCCCGGTTCATCCGCCGCATCAGGGCGACGAGCTGTTGGCTTGTCTCACTATCCAGCTCGCCGGTGGGCTCATCGCCGAGAACGATTTCCGGCCGGCTGATCAGCGCTCGGGCGATTGCGACCCGCTGCTGTTCGCCGCCTGACAGCTGATCGGGCCGGTGATGCATGCGGTCCTTGAGCCCGACCTCCTCCAGCAGCGTCGCCGCCCGCGCCTTGCCGTCCTTGCCGTTCTTGTGGTACCGCAGCGGCAGCATCACATTCTGGATGGCGTTCAGGCTTGGCAGCAGGTTGAACTCCTGGAAGATGAAACCCAGTTTCTTGCCGCGAAGGTCGGCCCGGGCTCCATCGCGGAGCTTGCCGGTATCGACGCCGTCGAGGAGGACTTGGCCGCTGGTGGGTCGGAGCAGCAGACCGAGCAAATCCAGCGTCGTCGTTTTGCCGCTGCCCGACCGGCCGACGATGGAGATGAACTCCCCGGATTCGATTCTCAAACTAATCCCGTCGACCGCCTTGACGGTCGTTGAAGCTTGCTTGTAGTGCTTGGTCAGCTCGTGAAGTTCGATGGTTCCCATATGGTTGCCTCCTACGCCGCCCGCAGCGCCCGCACCGGATCCATCCGGGAGGCACGAAGGGCAGGAATAATGCCGGCGGCGGCGCCCAGTCCGACCGAGAACAGGATCGCCACGATCACGAGGCGCCAGGTCAGCAGGAAGAGCGTCAGATTGGCCGATGCCGTCGCCGCGTTGATCAAGCTGGTCAGACCCCAGCCGAGGAGCAGCCCGATGCCGCCGCCGATCCCGCCGATCACGATCGCCTCGAGCAGGTACTCGCGGAGGATGTGTCCCACCTTGGCGCCAACGGCCTTCTTCAACCCAATCTCACGGACACGCTCGGTGACCGCCATCAGCATCGTGTTGATCACGGACAGGCCGCCGACGACGAGCGCGATCAGCGCCGCGCCGGTGGTGATGGCGGTGAAGATCGCCCCGCCTGCGTTGAAGCTGGCGACAATCACGCTCGGCTTGGTGGCCTTGACGCCGGGAACTTCAGCGTTGATTTTGTCCGCGAGCTTATCGAGGTCGACGCCCGGCTTGCCGTATACGGTTGCCCCATTGACGAGCTTTGTCGTGTCGATGCTGCTCCGGATGCTCGCCGGCAGCGTTTCCTTCAGAAGCATCTGCGAATCGGCGAGGCTGACATACGCCCCGGTGTCGGGAGCGGTCTGCGTCTTCGCCAGGACGCCGACCACGCTGAAGGTATGGTTGATGAAGTCGGGCGGCGCGTCCTTCGCCCGGATGGGGAGGTCGATCGTGTTGCCGACGTTCTTTTTGAACTCGGTGGCGAAGTCAGATCCCAAGACCACCTCGCCGGTGGCGTTCGGGTTGAGGTCGCGACCCTGCGCGATGTGGAGCTTGAAGGCGCTATAGTCATTGGCTCGCGGATCTAGGTTCGAGATATAGTCCGGGATCCCGAATGAGACGGTGTTCGTGCTGCCCGGCTTGGCACTCACGCTCACGTCCGGAAATGCCGCGGCGACTCCGTCAACTTTTTCCAGCGCCGCAACCCGGTCGAGCGTGAGCAGGCCGCCGCCGAAGCCGCCGACCGCGCCGCTGGAGCTGTCTGCGACCTGGACGTTGGACCCAAAGTAGGTCGCGCCCCCGGAGAGCAGCGCGTTGAACTTCTCCGCCATCGCACCCATCGTGACCAGGGCGAGCACGCCGATCACGATTCCGCTGATGGTCAGGATGTTGCGCAGCTTGCGCCGCGTGAGATTTCGAATGATTTCCATGAGATCCTCCTCTTCTGTGGCCGGCTATTGAATCGATACTGCCGATCGAGTCTGTCCGAAAGATGTGGCAGGTTGATGCCGAACCATGCGCGATTTCATGTCACGACGGTAGCGCCCCACCGTCTTTCAAACCAGTCGCAGGGGTCAGCTATTCCGCGTGACTTGTGTAACAGTTATCGAGCGGGCCGAGTCGCGCTTGACTGCGCCATAGAAAACGTCTATAGCTAGGACGTGCTGCTGGCCCAGGTCGAGGGGTTTCTCGAAGTCGCGCGCCGGGGAAACGTGAGTCGGGCGGCCGAGGCGATGTTCGTCACCCAGCCGACGCTGACCGCCCGCCTCCACGCGCTCGAGCGGGAGTTGGGCGAGCCGCTCTTCGCGCGGACCCGCCGTGGCATGCGCCTGACCGACGCCGGCCGGGCTTTCCTCCCCTTTGCCGAACGCGCCATGCGGGCGGTGCGCGATGGTCGCCAGGCGCTGAATGACGCCCGCTCCGCCTCCGCCGGCCGGCTGGTGCTCGGAGCCGCCCCGGCCGTCAGCACCTACATTCTCCCGGCACTCCTCCAGCGGTTTGCGGCCGCCTACCCGCGGATCGAGGTGGCGGTCCGGACCGGACATTCGGAAGACGTCCTGCAGATGTTGCTCCGCGACGAGGTCCAGCTGGCCATGGTGCGGACCATGCGACACCCGGACATCGAGTCGATCCCCCTGTACGAAGAGGCGCTGGTCCTGGTCGTGCCGCCCGGTCACCCCTTCGCCGAACGATCGAGCGTCGGCATCGCCGACGTCGCCTCGGAGCGGCTGATCTTCTTCGACCGCACCTCGAGCTACTACGAGCTGACCCAGTCCTTCTTTCTCAGCTTGGGCGTGACGCCGCGCGAGGTGATGGAGCTGGACAACATCGAGTCGGCGAAGAAGATGGTCGAGCGCCGCCTCGGCATCGCCCTGCTTCCCCGTTCGGCCGTCGCGGGCGAGCTGGCCGCGAAGACCCTGACCCAGGTCGCTGTCACCGACGCGCCGGCGATGTCGCAAAAGATCGTGGTGATCCGCCGCCGCGACCAGGGCCGGCCATCAGGAACGGTCGCGGCCTTCCTCAACCTGGTGCGCGACTCCGATCCTGCCGCCGACGCGCATCTCCTCTCCACAGTTTGAAAATGGGCGGCACCTCAAGGTCAAACGCCCGGCATAGGGCGAGGACATCTCGATAATCCGTCTCATCCGGCGTGTATGTCATATGGCCTCTGACTTGGAATGCCGCCGTCTCACACTTGACTGGTCTGTCGGCGATTGTCCCTCGTCCCTCGAGTGAACCCACCTCGAATGGCAATCCCGCTGGACCATACACACTAACCCCGGTTGCCGAGATCAGCGTTTCGCTGAAGTCCACTAAGTGGGCGTCGACCAGGCGTCCGCGCCCGTCACGGAGCACCCAGTTGAAGTCGTTATCCACACGGTGGGTGCTAAAGCCTGCCGCTTCCATGGCCGCCGCATAAGCCGCGCGGTCCGCAGCCGAGATCGTG from Candidatus Dormiibacterota bacterium includes:
- a CDS encoding ABC transporter permease; protein product: MEIIRNLTRRKLRNILTISGIVIGVLALVTMGAMAEKFNALLSGGATYFGSNVQVADSSSGAVGGFGGGLLTLDRVAALEKVDGVAAAFPDVSVSAKPGSTNTVSFGIPDYISNLDPRANDYSAFKLHIAQGRDLNPNATGEVVLGSDFATEFKKNVGNTIDLPIRAKDAPPDFINHTFSVVGVLAKTQTAPDTGAYVSLADSQMLLKETLPASIRSSIDTTKLVNGATVYGKPGVDLDKLADKINAEVPGVKATKPSVIVASFNAGGAIFTAITTGAALIALVVGGLSVINTMLMAVTERVREIGLKKAVGAKVGHILREYLLEAIVIGGIGGGIGLLLGWGLTSLINAATASANLTLFLLTWRLVIVAILFSVGLGAAAGIIPALRASRMDPVRALRAA
- a CDS encoding ABC transporter ATP-binding protein, giving the protein MGTIELHELTKHYKQASTTVKAVDGISLRIESGEFISIVGRSGSGKTTTLDLLGLLLRPTSGQVLLDGVDTGKLRDGARADLRGKKLGFIFQEFNLLPSLNAIQNVMLPLRYHKNGKDGKARAATLLEEVGLKDRMHHRPDQLSGGEQQRVAIARALISRPEIVLGDEPTGELDSETSQQLVALMRRMNRELGSTFILVTHDMDIAAQTDRVVRLKDGKVLSDVKANPEQRFLGTVDLQGVIA
- a CDS encoding LysR family transcriptional regulator, with protein sequence MLLAQVEGFLEVARRGNVSRAAEAMFVTQPTLTARLHALERELGEPLFARTRRGMRLTDAGRAFLPFAERAMRAVRDGRQALNDARSASAGRLVLGAAPAVSTYILPALLQRFAAAYPRIEVAVRTGHSEDVLQMLLRDEVQLAMVRTMRHPDIESIPLYEEALVLVVPPGHPFAERSSVGIADVASERLIFFDRTSSYYELTQSFFLSLGVTPREVMELDNIESAKKMVERRLGIALLPRSAVAGELAAKTLTQVAVTDAPAMSQKIVVIRRRDQGRPSGTVAAFLNLVRDSDPAADAHLLSTV
- a CDS encoding sensor histidine kinase, which translates into the protein MGLNARVIKLGRLFMVAWLAFYLYPIGVILSGPFSPDGKALALGLLIASGAVWIWFWTRILAGPDQRFRVVAVALNALFIGSFTLMTPAKYGTVVVCVAVMAGAAFRWRVAVPLIAVVALTGGILDVLRGVSPLQASGEVLNDAIVGLAAVAGHLLLQANRQLSLAREQIARLAVGEERLRFARDLHDLLGHSLSVIALKSELAGRLIKNTPGLAAHEVEDIEKVAREALREVREAVAGYRQPTLAAELAGAHEALTAAGIQYHVDQDHAPLPPAVEAVLAWTVREGVTNVMRHSQATRCSIRITNQDGRATVEVVDDGRGGTLQPGSGLRGLRERVLERGGTLTAEPLPHEGFRLRVSLPLPEVAIPVDRVTA